A stretch of the Crocinitomicaceae bacterium genome encodes the following:
- a CDS encoding TonB-dependent receptor, whose protein sequence is MKLSILISLFFCFTVIQVQAQFTQTVRGTAVDYDSKIPVVGAKVIVVGTDPLQGSITDAEGNFKIEKVTVGRIDLKISAIGYQEIFMSGLLVESGKELVLNLEMTEDIKSLTTVTVTSEDKDESINKMVTVSGQMFTVDETNRYAGSFNDPARMVSGFAGVTGNAEGDNDIVVRGNSPKGILWRLEGIDIPNPNHFANEGGTGGPISALNGSMLANSDFFSGAFSPEYGNAYSGVFDVRFRQGNNEKREYSFSFGVMGTDFTVEGPFKVGYGGSYLVNYRYSTIALLDKAGILDFGGIPTYQDASFKVVLPTKKAGTFSLIGLGGISSIFQSDEDEETLTVYSTYDFGANLGVMGLKHTFMFNDKTYLKSFISASTSSSTGRGEWLNADSSALFLAERELFQDNRYKISSTIHHKMNAKNLFQLGAIFTVLDYNLYLEEDYDNTGIFTRLVNGEGNSYMAQAYASWKHRFGNNLTMISGLHYLHFFLNNQSSLEPRLGIKYQINPRNYISAGAGLHGKIESLSTYLFSEKQTDGTYLLPNKNIGLTKSAHFVVGYGLQLTERWRFKTELYYQHLYNIPVENDTASSMSLLNFSNWFPDVHLANEGTGRNYGIEFTLERNFEKSFYCMATGSIYQSSFTALDGIERDSRYDAGYAANLLLGKEFLFGENKNNVIGLNAKVSFIGGNRYTPINLQASQDAGYPIYSDKTLSEKGDDIFFINFGITYRLDKSKVSHSIKLDFQNLTNNKARVNEYFNSRTNQIEYSTQLSFIPNIIYTIKF, encoded by the coding sequence ATGAAATTAAGTATTCTGATATCTCTATTTTTTTGCTTTACAGTCATTCAAGTTCAAGCGCAATTTACGCAAACGGTGAGAGGAACCGCGGTAGATTATGATTCTAAAATACCGGTTGTTGGAGCTAAGGTAATTGTTGTTGGAACTGATCCTTTACAGGGTTCAATCACTGATGCTGAAGGAAATTTTAAAATTGAAAAAGTTACTGTTGGCAGAATTGATTTAAAAATTTCAGCCATTGGTTATCAAGAAATATTTATGTCTGGTTTGTTGGTTGAATCAGGCAAAGAATTGGTTTTGAATCTTGAAATGACAGAAGATATCAAGTCGCTGACAACGGTGACTGTTACTAGTGAAGATAAAGATGAATCCATTAATAAAATGGTTACCGTTTCAGGGCAAATGTTTACGGTTGATGAGACAAATCGGTATGCGGGTTCATTCAATGATCCGGCACGTATGGTTTCAGGTTTTGCGGGTGTTACCGGTAATGCTGAAGGGGACAATGACATTGTGGTAAGAGGAAATTCTCCCAAAGGAATTTTGTGGAGATTAGAAGGAATTGATATTCCAAATCCAAATCACTTTGCCAATGAAGGAGGAACCGGTGGACCAATCAGTGCTTTGAACGGAAGCATGTTGGCAAATTCTGATTTTTTTTCCGGAGCCTTTTCACCTGAATACGGAAATGCTTATTCCGGTGTGTTTGACGTTAGATTCAGACAAGGGAATAACGAGAAACGTGAGTACAGTTTTTCTTTTGGAGTAATGGGAACAGATTTTACCGTTGAAGGACCTTTCAAAGTGGGTTACGGGGGATCCTATTTAGTGAATTATCGGTATTCCACCATTGCACTGTTAGACAAAGCAGGCATACTTGATTTTGGTGGAATACCAACATATCAGGATGCATCATTCAAAGTAGTTTTACCAACAAAAAAAGCGGGTACTTTTTCATTGATTGGTTTGGGTGGTATTTCTTCAATTTTTCAGTCTGATGAAGATGAAGAAACGTTAACTGTTTATTCAACTTATGATTTTGGTGCAAATCTGGGAGTAATGGGATTGAAACATACTTTCATGTTTAATGACAAAACATATCTCAAGAGTTTTATCAGTGCATCTACCTCATCTAGTACCGGACGGGGTGAATGGTTAAATGCTGATAGCTCAGCTCTTTTTCTTGCAGAGAGAGAACTATTTCAAGACAACCGGTACAAAATTTCATCAACTATACATCATAAAATGAATGCAAAAAATTTGTTTCAACTGGGGGCAATTTTTACGGTGTTGGATTACAATTTATACTTAGAAGAAGACTATGACAATACCGGCATATTTACTCGGCTTGTAAACGGAGAAGGAAATTCATACATGGCGCAAGCTTATGCCAGTTGGAAACATCGTTTTGGTAACAATCTAACAATGATAAGCGGACTACATTATTTACATTTCTTTCTAAATAATCAGAGTTCTTTGGAACCGCGGTTAGGTATTAAATATCAAATAAACCCAAGAAATTATATCTCAGCAGGGGCAGGTTTGCATGGTAAAATTGAAAGCCTGTCTACTTATTTGTTCAGCGAAAAACAAACCGACGGAACTTATCTATTGCCAAACAAAAATATCGGCTTAACAAAATCAGCGCATTTTGTTGTTGGTTATGGCTTGCAGTTAACTGAACGATGGAGATTCAAAACAGAATTATACTATCAACATCTATACAATATTCCGGTTGAGAATGATACTGCGAGTTCAATGTCATTGCTGAATTTTTCAAATTGGTTTCCTGATGTGCATCTTGCAAATGAGGGAACAGGCAGAAACTATGGAATTGAATTCACCCTTGAAAGAAATTTTGAGAAAAGTTTTTATTGCATGGCAACCGGTTCAATTTATCAGTCGAGCTTCACTGCTTTGGATGGAATTGAAAGAGATTCAAGATATGATGCAGGTTATGCTGCAAACTTGTTGTTGGGTAAAGAATTTTTGTTCGGGGAAAATAAAAACAATGTGATTGGATTGAACGCTAAGGTTTCTTTTATTGGTGGAAATCGTTACACACCAATTAATCTTCAGGCTTCTCAAGATGCCGGATATCCTATTTATTCTGACAAGACACTTTCTGAAAAGGGAGACGATATTTTCTTTATCAATTTTGGAATTACCTATCGGTTGGATAAATCAAAAGTCAGTCATTCTATTAAGTTAGATTTTCAGAACCTCACTAATAACAAAGCACGAGTGAACGAATATTTTAATTCAAGAACTAATCAGATAGAATACTCAACACAGCTTTCTTTTATTCCAAATATTATTTATACCATCAAATTTTAA
- a CDS encoding T9SS type A sorting domain-containing protein: MKKIIAISLLLTAGLVSNAQSGMHCAQMKSRNMMNERSNTLPLEYIELTEEYDVHFYFLDVALENTSTDIDGSVEIHVTSKVAVLDTFLVELHEDLTITDILLDGVTSMPFTRVGSAVIVPVSFGLGDSFYMKIIYGGTPPTPASNPLGGAGMSNDNSPSWGNVVTWTLSEPFSAFEWFPCKQSLTDKADSVYTFVTTTSPNKAGCNGVLTAITDMGGGLFRYEWKSNYPIDYYLISISVAEYVDYSIYANPVGAPNPILIQNYVYNNPATLPYFQDEIDNTADFIEYFSTLYGLYPFHEEKYGHCMAPIGGGMEHQTMTTQGWFDDGLTVHEMGHQWFGDNVTCASWSDIWLNEGFASYTEHLMLEYFYPGDEIADLQSRHDNVMEQPGGSVWVEDSLDPDAIFSGRLVYNKGASIIHTLRFLINDDALFFEVLQTYQQVFADGTAHASDFKTILESVTGMNFTNYFNEWYYGEGYPTYSIEWNQINSSVYIQLDQVVSMPGVTPFFTNDLEIAITDDMGNTSYFRLSDINAASSLHYLGFPGTIVSVEIDPNNDIINQTGTITQNTSLVNLQDEPSTELKIFPVPATDQITVESSQADLFQIINTSGQIVQQGNLNEGQNQLDLTTLSCGTYIFRTSSTQSKIVVE, from the coding sequence ATGAAAAAAATTATCGCCATTTCTCTCCTGCTCACTGCCGGATTAGTTTCAAACGCTCAAAGCGGTATGCATTGTGCACAGATGAAATCAAGGAATATGATGAATGAACGATCAAACACCTTACCTCTTGAATACATTGAGTTGACTGAAGAATATGATGTACATTTTTATTTTTTAGATGTAGCATTAGAAAATACGTCAACAGATATTGACGGGTCTGTTGAAATTCATGTAACAAGCAAAGTGGCTGTGCTAGATACATTTCTTGTTGAGCTGCATGAAGATTTAACCATTACAGATATTTTACTTGATGGTGTCACTTCAATGCCATTCACCCGTGTTGGATCTGCCGTTATTGTGCCGGTAAGTTTTGGATTGGGAGATTCATTTTATATGAAAATAATTTACGGTGGCACACCACCAACACCTGCATCAAATCCATTGGGAGGTGCCGGTATGAGTAATGATAATTCACCCAGCTGGGGAAATGTTGTCACCTGGACATTGAGTGAACCCTTCAGTGCTTTTGAGTGGTTTCCGTGCAAACAATCTTTGACCGATAAGGCAGATTCTGTTTATACTTTTGTGACAACAACATCACCCAACAAAGCAGGTTGTAATGGTGTGCTCACTGCCATCACTGACATGGGTGGAGGTTTATTCCGCTATGAGTGGAAATCAAATTACCCTATTGATTATTATTTGATTTCAATTTCTGTTGCAGAGTATGTTGATTATTCTATTTATGCTAATCCGGTTGGAGCACCAAATCCAATTCTCATTCAAAATTATGTGTACAATAATCCGGCAACACTTCCATACTTTCAAGATGAAATTGATAACACCGCAGATTTTATTGAATATTTTTCTACGCTTTATGGCTTGTATCCTTTTCATGAAGAAAAATATGGTCATTGCATGGCGCCTATTGGTGGAGGCATGGAGCATCAAACCATGACAACACAAGGCTGGTTTGATGATGGGTTAACCGTACATGAAATGGGGCACCAATGGTTTGGAGACAACGTCACTTGCGCAAGCTGGAGTGATATTTGGTTGAATGAAGGGTTTGCTTCGTATACTGAACATCTCATGTTGGAATATTTTTATCCGGGTGATGAAATTGCTGATTTGCAAAGCAGACATGATAACGTGATGGAACAACCGGGCGGCAGCGTTTGGGTTGAAGATTCGCTTGACCCTGATGCAATTTTCAGCGGAAGATTAGTGTATAACAAAGGCGCATCTATCATTCACACTCTTCGTTTTTTAATTAATGATGATGCCTTGTTTTTTGAAGTGCTTCAAACCTATCAGCAAGTTTTTGCAGATGGCACAGCACACGCCTCAGACTTTAAAACTATTCTGGAATCAGTAACCGGAATGAATTTCACCAACTACTTTAATGAATGGTATTATGGTGAAGGATATCCAACTTATAGTATAGAGTGGAATCAAATAAACAGCTCCGTGTATATTCAACTTGATCAAGTTGTATCAATGCCGGGCGTCACTCCTTTCTTCACCAATGATCTTGAAATTGCCATTACAGATGATATGGGAAATACATCCTACTTCCGTTTGAGTGACATCAATGCTGCAAGCAGTTTGCATTATCTCGGTTTCCCGGGCACAATAGTTTCTGTTGAAATTGATCCCAACAATGATATCATCAATCAAACAGGAACCATTACACAAAACACATCATTGGTTAACCTGCAAGATGAACCGAGCACTGAATTGAAAATTTTCCCTGTACCTGCAACTGATCAAATTACCGTGGAATCATCACAAGCTGATCTTTTTCAAATCATCAACACCAGCGGACAAATTGTACAACAAGGAAATTTGAACGAAGGGCAAAATCAATTAGATCTAACCACGCTCTCTTGTGGTACTTATATTTTCAGAACATCAAGCACGCAAAGCAAAATTGTGGTGGAGTAG